Below is a window of Aphanothece sacrum FPU1 DNA.
TAACTCAGTTTTTAGGGTTTCCAATTTTTGAAAAAGTCCTTGACCAAATTCACAAGAAAACTCACAGGAGAATAATCACATGACTGGTGCTTATGCAGCGTCTTACTTACCTTGGATTTTGATTCCCGCCATCACCTGGTTAATGCCATTGGTTGTGATGGGACTTTTGTTTATCTACATTGAACAGGATGCTTAACTCAACAGAATATGGAGAATTAGGATTTTTTATCCTCTAACATAGTTTTCTCTATTCCTTAGAAGGCTTCACTTAATTTTAGGTGGAGCCTTATTTTTTGAAAAACTGGCATTATAATTAATAATTAACAATTATTTCGGAAAAATTGTGTTAAAAAGAAAACACATGAAACATTAATTTATTGGGGTCAAACTAATCATGTGTTTAGCCGTTCCGGGAAAAGTGGTTAATATTACTGGGGATGAACCCAT
It encodes the following:
- a CDS encoding photosystem I reaction center subunit VIII, whose protein sequence is MTGAYAASYLPWILIPAITWLMPLVVMGLLFIYIEQDA